A window of the Odocoileus virginianus isolate 20LAN1187 ecotype Illinois chromosome 20, Ovbor_1.2, whole genome shotgun sequence genome harbors these coding sequences:
- the TMEM238 gene encoding transmembrane protein 238, which produces MAAAPAVCTSPGPPLSGAQSPAAGAPGLASGLGRCRMALLLAVALDVAGMAALLTGVFAQLQVRGRDFGDLLIYTGALLVFLSLLGWILWYTGNIEISRQELERDYGLRPSALARLARKLSRRWSAPASSAAGRRAAPGSQGARRATRTPPPPAAGSRRVRLQLTSLEAGPGATGAGTE; this is translated from the coding sequence ATGGCGGCGGCTCCAGCCGTGTGCACCTCGCCGGGGCCCCCGCTGAGCGGTGCACAGTCCCCGGCGGCGGGCGCGCCGGGGCTGGCGTCCGGCCTGGGCCGCTGCCGGATGGCGCTGCTGCTGGCCGTGGCGCTGGACGTGGCGGGCATGGCGGCGCTGCTGACCGGCGTGTTCGCGCAGCTGCAGGTGCGCGGCCGCGACTTCGGCGACCTGCTTATCTACACGGGCGCGCTGCTTGTCTTCCTGAGCCTGCTCGGCTGGATCCTCTGGTACACAGGCAACATCGAGATCTCGCGCCAGGAGCTCGAGCGCGACTACGGCCTGAGGCCCTCGGCACTCGCCCGCCTCGCGCGGAAGCTCTCCCGCCGCTGGTCGGCGCCGGCTTCCTCCGCCGCCGGCCGGCGCGCCGCACCCGGCTCCCAGGGAGCGCGCCGCGCCACCCGCACGCCTCCGCCGCCCGCCGCCGGTTCCCGCCGCGTGCGCCTGCAGCTCACCTCCCTGGAGGCCGGGCCCGGGGCGACGGGAGCGGGCACAGAGTGA